A genomic segment from Vicia villosa cultivar HV-30 ecotype Madison, WI unplaced genomic scaffold, Vvil1.0 ctg.000470F_1_1, whole genome shotgun sequence encodes:
- the LOC131628666 gene encoding uncharacterized protein LOC131628666: protein MANLLNKFFSIMLIEVSLLALLMGNSKATHRFIDIKDHIDHQVSLQTRSVHRTARLSPEGPNPHHDNSLQPKSDHHIAKLSPGGPDPHHHLSLQTRNVHHIARLSLEGPDPHHHVSLPTGNVHHIERLSPGGPDSHHHDFLQTRNVHEIARLSPGGPNPHHDNSLNPTSVDHVAKLSPGGPDPHHHLSLQTRNVHHIARLSPEGPDPHHHVSLQTRNVHRIERLSPGGPDSHHHDFLKTRNVHGIARLSPGGPNPHHDNSLHPTSVHLTAKLSLRGHNPNYPNSFQP from the coding sequence ATGGCAAATTTGCTAAACAAGTTCTTTTCAATAATGCTTATCGAAGTATCTCTTTTAGCATTGTTGATGGGAAATTCCAAAGCAACTCATCGCTTTATTGATATTAAGGATCATATTGATCACCAAGTTTCCTTACAAACGAGGAGTGTTCATCGCACTGCAAGATTGAGTCCAGAAGGACCTAATCCACACCACGACAATTCCTTACAGCCAAAAAGTGATCATCACATTGCAAAATTGAGTCCAGGAGGTCCCGATCCACATCACCATCTTTCCTTACAAACGAGGAATGTTCATCACATTGCAAGATTGAGTCTAGAAGGTCCAGATCCACACCACCATGTTTCCTTACCAACGGGGAATGTTCATCACATTGAAAgattgagtccaggaggtccAGATTCACACCACCATGATTTCTTGCAAACTAGAAATGTTCATGAAattgcaagattgagtccaggaggtccTAATCCACACCATGACAATTCCTTAAATCCAACGAGTGTCGATCATGTTGCAAAATTGAGTCCAGGAGGTCCCGATCCACATCACCATCTTTCCTTACAAACGAGGAATGTTCATCACattgcaagattgagtccagAAGGTCCAGATCCACACCACCATGTTTCCTTACAAACGAGGAATGTTCATCGCATTGAAAgattgagtccaggaggtccAGATTCACACCACCATGATTTCTTGAAAACTAGAAACGTTCATGGAattgcaagattgagtccaggaggtccTAATCCACACCACGACAATTCCTTACATCCAACGAGTGTCCATCTCACTGCAAAATTAAGTCTAAGAGGTCATAATCCAAACTACCCGAATTCCTTTCAACCTTAG